A single Penaeus vannamei isolate JL-2024 chromosome 22, ASM4276789v1, whole genome shotgun sequence DNA region contains:
- the Cmpk gene encoding UMP-CMP kinase, with protein MFLNRILRGVQSLIMASKYNIVFVLGGPGAGKGTQCSKIVDKFGFIHLSAGDLLREERAKPGSEYGELIENHIKNGTIVPVEITCSLLERAMKDSGKMDFLIDGFPRNQNNLEGWNKEMGEKVNLKFVLFFNCPLEVCTQRCLDRGAAGSGRSDDNLESLKKRFDTYMNATMPIIEHYEEQDLVRKIDATRSPDEVFEDVEKLFS; from the exons ATGTTTTTGAATCGAATTCTGCGTGGGGTCCAGTCACTTATCATGGCCAGCAAGTACAATATCGTATTTGTTCTTGGAGGACCAGGAGCTGGAAAGGGGACCCAGTGCTCCAAAATAGTTGAT aaATTTGGTTTTATTCACTTGTCTGCAGGTGATCtgctaagagaagagagagccaaACCAGGCAGTGAGTATGGAGAATTAATTGAAAACCACATCAAGAATGGTACAATTGTGCCTGTGGAGATTACCTGCTCCTTGTTAGAACGTGCCATGAAG GACTCTGGTAAAATGGACTTTCTCATTGATGGATTTCCTCGGAACCAAAATAACCTTGAAGGCTGGAacaaggagatgggagagaaagttAACCTGAAGTTCGTCCTTTTCTTCAATTGTCCTCTTGAG GTGTGCACTCAGCGATGCTTAGACAGGGGAGCTGCAGGGTCTGGGCGCTCAGATGACAACCTGGAGTCCCTCAAGAAGCGATTTGACACCTACATGAATGCCACAATGCCTATAATTGAGCACTACGAAGAGCAAGATCTTGTACGCAAGATCGATGCCACTCGTTCACCTGATGAAGTGTTCGAAGATGTTGAAAAGCTGTTCAGTTAA